ACTATATTTATGATAGAGAGTAGTCATCACCTAAGAATGGCCCATTATGAGAAGCCTCCAAAACCACCAAATGTCAaaatatttcactataaaaacTGACACAAAACTTGAACAACAATAGCCATTGAAATTGTCCCTTTTGAGTTCTCAAAGAAAGAGTCTTTATCTTTGAGGGAAAATGGATTCAGTTCTTGAAAAGAGATCTCTTGTCGtagtatttttgtttttggtgtCAAATTTGGCTCAGTTTTCATTTGGAGCAGTTCACAAAGTGGGAGAATCAGCTGGTTGGACCACCATTGCCAATGTTGATTACAAACAGTGGGCTATTTCTAAATCTTTCCAAGTTGGTGATATTATAGGTAtaaatactctctctctctctctctctctgtgtgcATGCAAGTTTTTGTTGTTGTAATGTTTGCATAATCATTTTTGTTTTCAGACATTTGGTTTTGGTTGAAAGATGAAATTTTTGAACACTTGGTTTGTGCAGTTTGTTGTTTCTATTATGAAAAAGGCtccttttttgtttttctgtgtCAAGATGGTGTTTTCCATTCTTAATGTCACTTTGTAGTTGCAGAGACCAGACCACTAGTTTATACAGCTCCCTCCCTCCGTTTCTAAATACTAGTAGCAATTAcctaaaaaatatttcttttttttaatataaaattttgaaatattactacaagtaaattttattttcaagaagCTAGGACAAGGAAGTGGAGCACAGAGAAGAATGAGGTTGTTGGAAAATAAAAGCTCCTACATTTTGGTTTAGCCCATGATGTCTTGTTTTGAATCGATGCATATTGCATAATCAATGTCTTCTAGTGAATAGTGACTCGagcaaaatcaaaatttactttaataatttagtagttgtaattttattactccatccatccacCAAAAATAGTCTTATTGACCGAAGataaaaattttaatgcaaaattagtaaattacgcaagaaaaatagataaagtgggagaaataaagaaaaatgtaaataaagtagGAAACAAAAAGATAAAAAGTGAATAATAAATTGAGAATAACTATACATAGTATTACGAGACTAATGAAAATAAAAGGATAGACACTATTTTTTTGGACTTTtttggacggatggagtaatattttatgaCAGTTCAAGGAAAGACTcaataatgcaaaaaaaaacacTGAATGGCATTTTAGTGATATAAATTGAATTGTTAATTAACCATAAAATTTGAGATTTTGTGTTTTATGTTTCGAACTCTCAGTGTTCGAGTACAACTCTCAATTTCACAACGTGATGCGAGTGACGCACGCCGAGTACAAGTCGTGCAACGTCTCGTCCCCGATCACCACTCACACTTCGGGCAACGACTCCATCGTCATCGACACCAACGGCCACCACTTCTTCGTGTGTGGCGCGCCCGGGCACTGCCAGGCCGGCCAGAAAGTGGATATCAACGCCCCCCGCGCACCTCGTGTAGCAGCATCTAGTCCATTGGGATCCGCCTCAGCCACTCCGGCTCCTCCATTGGCACCCGGAGCACCGGCTCCGAGCAGCGGAGTGTCTCTCTCCGCACCACCAACTATCCCTTTTGGTAAATTGGGATGTATGCTTCTAGCATGCATTGTGGTTGGATTGTTTTAGCTTTGCTACTTACAATCTTTAATTATCTACTAATAATTCTACTATCgactttgtgtttttttttgtgttcgaTTTATCTGTTACATTTTGGTGTTATTTACATTTACTGTTTTGCAACACCTAAATGTAACAGAAAATTTCGTATTATGTTTGCTCAATTTGATACTTCAAGTTTTAGTGTTCTCAATATATTGAATTTGGGTGGGTAGTAGTTCTATGTTGCTCATAATTGTTCCCTTTATAGCATATGCTGTTCTTCAAGAAATCACTTTTATATGTTCTAAACAAATTTTTGCTTTACAACTATAGATAAAAATCCCATTTCAAAGATACAAAGTAGAAATTTTTAGGttgttttagtttagtgttttttttaaaattctatacATTTAGAATCTAAAAAATAAGTTAATTCTAAATCCACCCTTAAAAAAACACTATCAAGCATTTACCCATCATGAATCGTCTAAACacaataatcaaaatacacGGTTATCGAAGTAGAAGCAAAACTTTCAAATTTCACattgaaatgaaaaaatcaAAGGAGAAATGTGACCTGCAATCATTCCTATCTCAATATACAAAGGCCTATACTCATGACTCCTACAGTTCCCAGATTACAAAAATTACAGTTTGGGCCTTGCCCCATCTAGAATCACATACCACACAGCTTACGGAGCGGATCACCTCAACCATCTTCTCGTCGTCTTCTCTTTCTATTCTCCAACACTTGGTTTCATCTTATACTATATATCAGGATCTCAAGAGACACACAACACACAGTTCTATCCTATAATGAATCTAGAGATACTAAGGAATTAATCTCTCGTTAAAAAGAATTGGAGCAGGCAGAAAAAACCTGTTCTTTGAACGACAGATGCAAACGAACCACTATGAGCAGCCTGTTGCAACTTAGACGATAAGACCATCAAGCAGAGGTTGCTCGGCATCTTTCCTCAACGCTCTTCTGTCATCTTGATGATCCCTGCCGAACCATAAGGAGGATTTAAGTATAGAGATCGATAGCAATTAGGATCAGACTAAGGTCTAAACTAAGAGAAGATGGTAACGTGTCCTAATGCATCGGCCTTACTTACATAGTAGTTTCAAAACCAGCACTCAATTATCAAAGAATCATTATCtctgttccctcatagttgaggggGAACCTTTTGGCACGGCGTTTAAGAAATGGATATATAGTGTGTTAAGTAGCAAGATAAAAAGTacgagagaaaaaagtagagagaatagagtagagagtgaataaagtagagagaataaagtaagagagagtaaagtaatagTGAGAAAAAGTGTTTATTAAGgatatgactcaactatgagggatcttcccaaaatggaaaaatgacttaactatgagggaacggatggagtacgaTGCAGTGGATTTGAGCAATAAGTTAGAGAGCAGATTTGAGACCTTAACACTAGTGGATTGAAGTTCTACAGCCGTTGTATCTTCATGGTCCTGGGAAAGTAGGAGGGAAAATATTTCCGATTACTACAAAGTGTTATCACATGCAACTGAGTACGAGAATATCAGTATTAAAATACCTCTATCAACAGATCCTTCCTCGAAATCATTCCAATAACACGAGAAGCACGTGGAACGACGAGTAGATGCCTTAACCCCAATTGCCGGAATAAAGTATATACCTAaatcatcatcaccatcaccatcaccatcacggTCTTCATGAGACATCATGGCGACTATTTCAACCTCACTTCTTCAAATGAAGTAATACAATGACTACAAGAGTAAGATTACCCGTGATAGATTTTTCACCTTCGTTAATGACATATCTTCTGGAACAACATAAGGTGACGAGTTTAAAAATGGAGCAAGGTCAATGTACATTTCCAGATCATCAGGGGTTAGGTGGATGTCATCAATAGTAATCCCCTTACTGGAAACAGGCTTGACGAATTCTGTTAGATTGTGCCTGCTATGTGGACAACCAACCAACAAAATTATCATATTCTTCGTGTAACTAAATGGATAAGAAGAATGAAACTTTTTTTCCACCACCTGATTGGTACAGGCCAGTCTGTTGAATTAAAGGGCAACGGACTAAGTTGAAAGTCGACCTTTGACTGTAAAAGTACTAGTAAATGACTGCAAGAATGAAAAAGATTTGATGTTGAACATTAAGTAATTTTGTATGCTCATAAGCAACATATTTAGGATATTGTAcaagttttgaaaaaaaaatttgtaaagtCCACCTTCTCAAGATGAGGCCTATGACAAGCGTCTCTCCACTTCTCGTGTGATCAATGACCTGTAAGGCACATAAGGAAATATATCAAATACGGCTCGTAGAGGCTGAGAACTGAAACACGGCACCAACTTACAGGAAACCCATTGTGATTGTTGCTCCTTAAAATAGAAAGTACATCCACAACCTTCACCACACGAGGGAAATAGACAAcctacaaataaataaataaaataatgaaataacaCTTTCAAGGCAATGGAATGGGATAGGAACCCCATATAATAAGTGATAACTGGGGATGATACCACCAACCTGTTGATTCCCTGAAGCCTCCTTCGCTGTCATATTCCGCATTTGATATTTTGGTCTTGATTCCAATAGAGGAATAGCCCTTAGTCGAGCCTGCTCTTCATACAGGCCTTCATTGAAAGCATCACCAACAGCCTTCAGACAACTGTGCCAAATCTAAAGAATGGAAAGGAAGAAAGCAACTAGAGACTGTCTTTTACACATCATATGTTCTCTTGAAAACATGTAAGCACAAGTaaggttctagaagattctAGGACTGCACTAAAGATACATATATACACATGAGGGGACTGAGAATGATTGATAGCAaattgaaaaaagaaagaagcaaAAAACGTATTGTTCATTGCAGCAGATAGTTCTCAGGTATATTGGTTTTTAGATCTTACCTTTGATATGAGGAGAACCAACATGATGAGAGGTAGAAACTTCAAGTTATTGGAAATCTCAACCATAATTACACAAAGTGATACAGTCATTCTCATCGAGCCTCCAAGGAAAGATGCAGCACCTAGAAGAGCATACCTGAAATTCCAGAGAGATGAAAATTTCTTAGATTTTTTGAAGAGACTGAAAATTTGTAATCATATGCAAAGGTTTATCCCTACATTGACCGCCCCAAACTTTATAGCTATCATTGCCGCTTAATGTTCAAACTCAACTATGATAATGTTAGTGTCAACTGTGTCATTTTATACTCTTCAACTTGATTATGATAACAATAATTTTAAACTCTTCAACTCAAAATAAGGAAAAGTAATGTGATGCAGAgcatatatcaaaattttgagGATCAGAAAATAATACCAACATCTTTTACTTGTTCAACTAACATCTCAAGCACTTGTTTATATTTCAGTAATCAACGATGTAATTTATGTGGCCCATATACCAGTCACCAAAAATGCAATTACTTTAATATTTGGATCCAGTAGTTTCTACTTTATATTTGTTACCATAAACTATGAAGCTTGAACTTGATGGCTCTAATACATTCAGTTTTGAGAGCGACATCAAACAATTGGTCAACTAGCAAAGAGTGGGATTGGGCTCTTACGTTCCTTCTTTGATATTGGGCTTCTGGTAAAAGTTTACAACAAACATGCCAACAAGCCGACCATAAGTAGAGCCAATCATTATGCCAGGAACAAATTGACCAGTTGGAACAGCCGTGCCAAAAGTAACTACTGCTAGAGAGTAAAACATGACCTGAAGAACCCAAAAATAGAATTATTCATGTGATGGTCAGAATATCACATAGTTATTATAGCATTAATAGTACAGAGAGAGATGCTATACAGTATGATCATAATGAAGTACGTATCATTCAAAAAAGTACTAATGCATACCAAAAAGGTAAGGAGGCTCTGTGCACTAAATTCATGAATTGTTTTAGCACTGAACAAATTTCTGATTGCATCATCCTGCAAGCATCACTGAATCATTAGCAAAGatcatattataaatttataccATCATAAAGATAGAACTGCAGCAAATCGTAATTGACCTGAGTGTTGAAGAATATAGTTGCAAGGTCATTGTATTCCTTGTCACCGCAATAAAACTGTAACATTAAAGATTCAATATCAATCCATTGTTCATACAAAACCATGAAGGAGCAGTAGCTTGTTTATCTAGTGGAGAACACACAGACACATAGATGCCACCAATCTGTGATAaatgatggcaaaagccacaacTTTATAGCAAGTGAAACAACATTGGTTACATCCAGAAGAAGATTAAGCATGTAGCTGAAGAGATCTTACATTAACATAATTTCCATACATCCCTGGGCGCCGTGGACATTCAATGCCAGAATCAGCATCTGATTCAGGGCAGGGAGTGCATTTTCTAAAAAGCGGTAATCCAAACAAAATAAGAGAGGTTATCAGAGAGACAATGCACACTTCAATAACCTACAATACGAGGGGGCAGGGGAAAAGTCAATTTATAGTTCATTAAAATAGTGCCAACTGCCAAAGTGTAGTAATCTTATTTCAGGAACTTACCTTCACACGATTCCCTCTCTTATGCAAATAATTTCGGTGCCAGTAAGCTATGTGAAAGGTAAGTTGATTGAATAATGCTCCTGCAAAGGTAACATTCAGGCAAGACTATATCACCAAGGAACATTCTAGCACTTGTCATGAATTACTTATTCATACATACCAAGAAGTCCCCCAATAACGCCTATGACCGCCATTGGCAACAACTCCTGAAATGAGTAATCTTCTTGACCACTAAAAAGAACCTTTCGTCAGAATGAATGTCAACATAGATGGATCAGAGAGAAACTCATTATCAAGTAAAGCTTTAGATTCATAGATTGTCACCCTGAGATGTCCCACATGATGAAGCCTCCAGAACCAAAATGTCCACATTTTCCACTCTTACACCATGCCATTGCTGTCTGTACAACCACACCCACAATGGCAGATGTGAAAAAGACACGCCACATGAGCTGACTCCTCCACcttgaataagaaaaaaaatcattggGTTCAGGCAACAATTATACTTGGCCAATCCAGAAAAGTGTCAAGACTTGGGAAATTCAAGTAGATTATTGAAATAAATTAGCCATAATAATTATTGCCGCCAGCATAGGAAGACAAGAAAGGTCATACTAAAAACGGTTGCTTGCATCAAGAGAGCATATTACCATGATGTTACTTCTTCTAGTGCAAACAATACACCACCAACAGGAGCTCTAAATGCAGCAGCCACgcctgctgcacatccacaggTGACcttattcaaaaaaattaaaacagtaCAAATGAGCAAAGCAGAGAAGCCTTGTCACCTCTTCAATCGCAATAACAGTATACcctttctaaaataaaataaaaaggccaTTAAATTGGCCACATAAGTTGCAGAAAAGGTTATGATTCACCCAATATCCACAAACAAAGGGGAAAAAGAACACAAACTAATAATACAagttccaaattaaatccagcTTCCAGTATATCTAACACATTATAATCTTACTCACAAGATCCCGTCGATCTCGTTCACTGGTAAAGATCATTAGCCATCTTGCTCACAGATGATACTTTGTGGATCCACCCTTTAGTAACAAACAAGAGGGAAGttaaaaaaagtaaagttaGTCAGCTTCAGCAcattgtaaaaaaaaagaagagagctCTTATGTGGTGTGGCCACTGCAATTAATCTTCCCATAGCAGTTTCTTAGCaatagataatttttttttaacacaTGATCATTATTTTACTGGTCTATACATAGGAAATGAGTGAAATTTGAAGGCCTCAATTTGCCATGCAAACAATTTCCTCAAGAAATTCACACAATAATCAAACACTTGCCTGTCCAAGCATGGAAGCAATACAAGCGCCAATATGGACAAGTGGACCTTCTTTACCAAGTGCTAAGCCACCTCCCACAGATCCTATGCTGCCAAAAATCTAGAGATGGGGTAATTCAATGTAAGCATTGACACAACAGTCATTTACTATCAAATAACATGCAGAGAACAGGGACGAGGCGCCCTACCTTGCCTACTAAAGTCCTGAACAAAAGTATACCATGTGTGTCGATTCCTGTACATGTAGGAGGACTGGCATGAGATTCAACAAGAAAGTAGCCATCAACagaaaaataaatcatttaaaCTTACCGTTTAAATAACCCTTTATTTCAGGGATTCCTGATCCTGCAGCTTCTGGTGAAAATTGTGTAACTATATAAACTGAGGATAACACTAAAGCCAAGTTGATAAGTCTATAGACCAAAAATCCAGCAAAGTATGACTTCTGAATCAGATTGAATGTCCAGGAATATTTCCATCCAGCGAAATTCTCAACGGATATATTGATAAATACGGCAGCTAGTGCAGTACCTAAAGGTAGATATCAGGACAGTCAAGGAAAGAAGTTAATTTCTGGGCCATCTGTTGGGTGGAGATGTACTCCGCGTAAACGAAGGTCTAATCAACCAATAGATCACACAAAGAAGAAGGTGGCAAACTTACCAATCCCAATAAGCAATGCCATAAGCCATTTTACCACCACGCTATATGCCATATAAACCTTACCCCTTTTTGCCTGTGATTTAACAATACAAACTGAACTATCAggataataaaaaatagaatgTGCCAAAGTCATATACATCCAATCCCAAATAATTTATTCACAAAAAAACAAACTTAAACCCCATTCAATTTCCTGAAACATTGATTTTCAGTCTATCTACAATTGCACTAATCATTcttttaacaaaaaaacaaaaatggaCTAGTAATACAATGGAATGATAAATACCTTCAAAGAAGATATAAGCAAAAGGGCAAATTGAGAGGCATGAGAGCGACGAGCAAAAAAACGATGACACACAACCATAGCAGTTCCTATAGTGGTCTGTGGCCTGCAAATGAGAATTCAAAATGTGTCAAAGTAACACACAAAATTAATCATAGCACAACAGTACTTCAAAGCCAACTCCATTGATAACTTAGTGGTTTATAACTCACAGATCAAGCCGAACTCCAAGATTCTGAAGGAAGGCACAGTACGAATATCGCAGATGTGTCTCATGCAGCAAATCAATGCCATCTTTTCTTGAAGGAGAGTGCCTCTCTATCTCATCTCTTGACATAAAAACCACTTCTTCACCATCCTCATATTTTGAGCGGTCTCGCTTGGAGGTAGTTGAAGAATAAGCACCGGCATCGTCAGGCCTCGTTCCAGCTATTGTAGCTGACCTATTGTTGCAGACTGAAGGAACACCAGGGTAAGCATTGGCATATAAGGGAGGTACATGTTGCCAAATGCCAGCATTGTTTTCAAAACATTTTCATGAATAAGGGATTGTTGATAGGGCCTGCCAGTGCTTTCATGTGAGAAATCCGAGACCTTCCACCTCTTTGAAGGTGGCACGACTTCACGCCAGACATGGTCATACTTTGGTCTATACTGCATTGAGTCCCGAGAGAAGTCACTGGACGAGCCGTGATTCTTCGTATAAAAGTTTGAATCAGAGGGGCAATTGTGGCTCCACTCGTAGTTAGCAGCAGCTGTTGTTCTCATTCTGCCATAAGACGACCTACCATCACTTCGGAAATGACCATCTCGCATCCAGTGAGGCCGTGCAAGAGACATGATTCCTGTCCAATTCACTCAGTAAGAAAACGCACGGCAATCATATACATGCAGAATACGACGCAGATGATCACAGTAGCTCACAGAAAAAATAAACCAAAGCGAAAAACAAATTCAAGTTTTAAACGAAACAACATAAGAGAAAAACTAAGCTGCCTAACCAAAGCAAATAAACAAAACTCTGAAACAAATCTAACACTACCATTTAGCTCATCAAAACATGAAATTCAGTAAAACTGATTCCGAGTTGATCAAATAAACAGAAAATTCAGCAAGGTGTGAACGCGCAAACCGATTCCAATGAGACTCCGTGCAATAGTTTCCAAAAATACACAAAACCTGCTCATTTACACCATTAAAAcacaaacagaaaacgaaaaagTTCCGTTACAATTGACAGCGTAAATCGAAGATAATTATACAACCAATTTCAGTTTACCTGAACAGAAAGGTAACGCAAGGATCTAAACGAAAATCGCAGCTGAATTGAAGCTATAAACAAATCAAATTTATCGGATAGCTTGCTTGAGATCTGGGCTGCAGATTGTGAGAGAGGATGAAAGAAAAGGGAAGAATAGAGAgagaattaaatattttttcttgaGCTAAAAAGAAGGCTAATAATTTGCGTGAGTTTGCCCTTTTTCTTTCTTAAATGCATACTGAGTTTTAAATATATtcctaatttttaaaattggaaaATATAGTTCGATCTTGGATAATAATACAAATTATTCCATTACATTAAGAAACATTGATTAGCTAgttataaaaatgattttggACGACGACAATCTGCACCTTAATTGGTAAGACGTTTATTGTAAGTTCGAGTTACTTTAAAGGCATACCTCAATTAGTTGGACGTTTTTTTAAGTTCGAGTTACTTCAAATTTATGAGGGCGCGGTGGGTATAAATTGTTTAgttaaaaacagaaaaaaaaatgattttggtATTAGGTAAAGGAGCACAAAAATGTCTTCTCCACCACATTGGGCATATTCCATGCTTTTTGTAATTCTTTTgcttatattttcattttctaacTTTGAATCTCAAACTAGGTTGATCACTTGTTCTCTACCAAATTTATACATAAGCCATATTTAGAGAAAGTTATTTGCCAACAATTTGGATAAATTGCCTAATAAATTACTTAGATTTTATTATTCGTATAGGAATAAGTATAACGTGGAAAACGTGTTGGGGTATTCAACTTAGTACAATAACATACGCAAAATCATGATATTTAGAGTGTCcacgggccgcggctcccccactgtggacactcttagtgCTTAGGTGAGTTTAGAGCCATAACAAAATTTATGATGCACtaaaggccatgtttggttggcgggaaagtaaaattgtcaaggaaaatgattctagggaaaatgaatcccgagaatatgatttctaataactttactttcccgtgtttggaaaatatcaagatttgaaagaatatatttgatttaaacactaaactaaaaatatacttatcattttttatttataaaaaataataatacatattatttaataaattattacttacaaatgataataattatattattttatttattattacgatggatagtttaaatatggattatacatcataatatataataatataataataaataagattattattattatcattatatttacttaatttttaattgaataaattttataatttaaaatttcactacaattttataaattaataattattatattattatataattataattatatttatatttaattatttattattattattatgataataaaaataaaaataaaaattaataatatagttataattatgataatttgaattatagttatttattatcctgaaattaagtatggtttatacttttcaattatttttaaaacattgtaataaataataacaatgatgatgatgatgatgatgataataataataataataataataataataataataataataataataataataataataataataataataataaactgtaatatattgcattaaatatgtaagaatcctaaaattgggaaaaagaatacctaagaaaagttagaattcagaatcctggaaagttgtactaactttccttgtttcaggattttgattacttttctagtttgattaaaaacggaaacaaacacttaaggaatcagattactttcccagacagaatcctgacaaccaaacattGCCAAAAGGTTGCGCGCTCTAGTTTATCCTAGTGTTTATTATTCAATATTAAAACTATAGATATCAATCGGGTAAACCTATCAGGTGTCGATCAACTCTATAGGGTAATCGAGTGCAAATTAATCGAATTGAAATTTTATTCAGTTAGAAATTTCTACATTTTACTCTCTAAATGTAATAGGCAATTTTTACTCTTTACGTGTAATAGGCTATCCGAGTCAATTCACGAATTTTGGGTTGCATTCTGCCCAATTATTTTccactcccttcgttccatagtagtggagttattttgctattttggtacgtttcatagtagtagagtcatttctcttttcagtaaaagtcaacacatttcttctcattactttactctttcgtactttattctctctttatctccctacctttttcatttcatactttatttttcatttatttaactcacttaaaacattttttcttaaatcacgtgccgaaaagaaacgtcttcACTCTCTACTACTATAGAACGGAGTTGATtggaaatatttttgaaaacaaTGGGCTTATTATGTCCGTAAACTCTTAAGGCCCAAGTAAGTTATATTTATTGCTTGTTGATTATTGGTCTTCACatttcaaatcttaattctaggcccaattttaaatttattaatcatAATTAGAACTCAATTAAGATGGATGCACCCAAATATGCAACAAGTAACTATATCGATGTCCTAGTTTAATTCgcatgaaaaaaaatagaaaccttaatttttaattcgcatgaaaaaaatagaaaccttAATTTATAATTCAGGGATTGACTTTGGCACGTCGTCTTTGGTGACAAGAATTTATCCAATGTAGAAGAAACAGAGGTGACCATAAGTAATAAtccaaataataatagtaataaaaaaaactatggTGGAGAATCTTCTCACCTTGATATTTGTTTGCAGAAAAAGCTTCTCTATACGAATTTTTAAACTTATGATTGGTTTACATGTGGAGATGGGTGTTGTTAAACTGGGGTTTCAAAATAGAACAGTCAATTAATTAGTCAGCATCAAATTAGAGATTAATTAAAGTGATAATCAGTTTCATCCTTCAATGCTAAGTTAATTATATGGTGGTTTGATATGTGTATTCCACTCACTTAGTGCATTGCCATTTGATTTGTTGAGTTCAATTTTATTAGttctttttttgtttcattttgttgtagtactaaataaatataaatatctgTATAATGTATTTTTTGCATCATAATCGATACCTTGAATGTAAAAACATGTTACATGGATGAAACTTTTAAGATATTTGACATTCTTTTATGcaatatagtaatttttttaatttgcgAAATTCAACATGTATAGTTTATTAGAAATAAGGtcatatattttaaaaactatCGAAATCGAAGGTTCTAAATTGGTTAATACTCTTTGATAGCAAATGATACATGCGATACATCATATACTTAA
This sequence is a window from Salvia splendens isolate huo1 chromosome 5, SspV2, whole genome shotgun sequence. Protein-coding genes within it:
- the LOC121803247 gene encoding mavicyanin-like; the encoded protein is MDSVLEKRSLVVVFLFLVSNLAQFSFGAVHKVGESAGWTTIANVDYKQWAISKSFQVGDIIVFEYNSQFHNVMRVTHAEYKSCNVSSPITTHTSGNDSIVIDTNGHHFFVCGAPGHCQAGQKVDINAPRAPRVAASSPLGSASATPAPPLAPGAPAPSSGVSLSAPPTIPFGKLGCMLLACIVVGLF